Genomic segment of Hymenobacter volaticus:
CTGCCGGCTTCCAGGGCCCGTAGCCGCGTCTCGAAGGCGGCAGTGGTGGCCGTGGCCTGGGCTGCTTTGGCTTCGGCGTGGCGGTGCGCGCTTGCAGCGCGGCATTTTGGGCTGCTAGTTCTTTGAGGGCCTCGATGAGCACGGGCGTCAGCTGGGCATAGTTGATCGCTTTGTAGCCTTCTTTGTCGTGCTCACTAGCTCAGGGTAGATTTTTTCCACTCCTGCGCCAGCAGACCCACCTGCTCGGTGCCGACCGTACCGCCGTGGGCCACGCCCAGGGTGTTCCAGGTGTAGCGCACGCCGCGTAGCTGCAGCACCGCGGCAGCGCGCCGGCCAGTGGACGCACCTGCTGCTTGAAGCGGGCATCGGAGGTGTAGACGGTCGCGTTCACCGGATATCGCCCGCTACATCGAGCAGGTAGCCCGGCGCTTCCGTCCCGATGCCAACGCGCACGGCAGAAGCCCCGGTGCCACCGAGCACGAGGGAATTGCTTTGGCTCACCCGGGCTTGGTAGCCCAGAGCCGTGGCGTTGGTCAGCGCACCGGAAGTGGGGCCGGCGCCTTGGCCCAGGGCGGTGTTGTTGCTGCCCGTGGTATTGCTGCGGCCGCTGTCGGTGCCGTTGAACACATTGCCACTGCCCGTCGTGTTGCTGCGGCCGCTGTTGGCGCCGCTGAACACGTTGTTGCTGCCCGTGCGGTTGACGAAGCCGCTGAAACTGCCGCTGAACAGGTTCTCGCTGCCCGTCGTGTTGTCGAAGCCGCTTTGATAGCCGCTGAACACGTTCAAGTTACCGCTCGTGTTGCTGCGGCCGCTGTTGGTGCCGCTGAATACGC
This window contains:
- a CDS encoding tail fiber domain-containing protein encodes the protein MLQLRGVRYTWNTLGVAHGGTVGTEQVGLLAQEWKKSTLS